The window AATTGGCCGTGTTGGCCGACCTTCAAGAATCCAGCGCGGACGTGATTCGGATCCGGTTGACGCAACCGGACACCGCGGACGGCACGGTCGGGCTCGTCGACAGCGGCGTCCCGCTCATCGAGAACGCCCCGGAACTCATGCTCGCGGCCGCCTGCGCTGCCGTCGAACCGCGAGCCCGCTACGCCACGAAGAAACCCCAGGACGCGACGGATTACGTCCGGAAACTCCGTTTGGCTCAGAGTGAACACGGCAGTTACGTACTGAAAATCCTGTCCCGCGTACCACCGTCGTTGACGCACCAGCCGATTCTCTTTGGCGACACCGAGGAACCGTTCGAGCGCCGCGCCGTTCAGACACTCGGTCGGGCCCTGCGCGCGGTGCGAGTCGCTTCGGATCAGGCTCTGGCGTCCGGCAAGTTCGATCACTTCCAGGCCGCGGTCAAACAGGGCGTGAGTTCAAACCTGTGTGAAGCGTTGCTGAAGATGGGTGGCTCACAGCTTAAACAGGGTAACGAGCTGGTCATTTCGTGGACGTGGGCCCGGTCGCGACCGGGCGAGAAAAACGACGTTCGCGAAGTGTCGATTCCGGGCGATCGGCTGCCCGTCATTTCCGAGGCCGTTCGGCTCTACAAGGAGACAACCCCGCAGCCAGAGTTTGAATTGCGAGGGACGGTCTCCCAATTGACCGCGAAAAATGTCGAAGGGCCGCCCATCGGACCTGTCACGATCAACGGTTTCGTGGAAGGCTCGCCCAGAAAAGTCGTGGTGACGTTAAGTGAAGAAGACCACACGTTGGCGATCGAGGCGTACAGGAAACGCGCCTTCATCAGTTGCACGGGCGATTTGGCCAGGCAAGGGGCGCAGTTTGTACTGAAGAATCCGCGCCACTTCATCATCGTCGACGACGATTGACCCCCGGAGCCGAAAGCCAGATCGTTTCAGGATGGCATGAATCATTGACCCGGGCGACATGCGCGATAGACATTTGCGACGTGTCGCCCAAGGGGGATTGGTGAATAATCGGCACTTCAGAGCGCCTGTGTGCCGAAAATGGGTAAGATAGCTGACTCGTACCCGGAGTTGGGGTAAGATGCGTTCCGTTTCCGGACCCGTTCTCGCCAGGCGATGGGCCGCAGTGGTCGCCGGTGCCGATGACTATCGTGCCCCGGACGTCAGGACGGCAGACCGCTGCGCCCCGGCCGAGCGGCAGGAGGCGTGTGGGATGAGCCGGTATTTCGCACCCGTGTTGAGCATTCTGGTCGTTTTTTCCCTGACGGTTCCCGCTTTCGCTCAAGGACCGGCTGCGCCGATCCCCTGGGCGAACAAGATGTTCCTCCAGGACATTGAAAAGAATCCCTCTCAGCCCCCGCCCCCAGTTATCGTGCAAGACTTCGGCACCATCCCCTACGGGACGCTCTGTTCGCACAAGTTCACGATCACCAACATTTACGACGTGCCGATGCAGGTACTCGACATCCGCCGGTCGTGCGGGTGTATGGAAGCGTTTCCCCCGCTCAAGGTACTCCAGCCGACCGAGACGGCCGAGTTCCTGATCACCATGGACGCCGGCAAGTTCAAAGGGCCCGGGTCGCAAACGATCCACGTCACTTTCGGCCCGCGGTTCATTTCGCAGGCGATCATCCGCGTCACCGCGAACAGCCGAGCGGACGTGACCCTGAACCCGGGCTTGATCCAGTTCGGAACGGTCGCTCAGGGCACCACGCCGACGGCGATGGCCGAACTCCGGTATCAGGGCAAGCAGAAGGACTGGAAGGTAACCGGCGCGGTCGCCCCGACCGGCCCGTTGACGATCGACGTGAAAGAGGCCCCGCGCGATTCGGCGGCGGTCAAGTATTACGTGTCCGCGAATTTGAAGGCGGACGCGCCGGCGGGAGCCATTTCCGAAGTGATCTCGCTGAAAACGAACGACCCGACGGCGCCCGTGATCCAGGTGAAAGTAGCCGGCAGCGTACTCGCGCCGCTCACGCTCAGCACGAACCATGTGCAATTCGCGGGCGTGAAAGTGGGCGAAATTGTGTCGCACAAGGTCATCCTGCGCGGGACCGAACCGTTCAAGATTCAACCCGTGGGGGATGCCGGCGATGGTCTCTCGGTCGTGGACGTGCTGCCCGCCGCCGGCCCGGCACAAGTGATCACAGTGCGCTTCCAGCCGACGCGGCCCGGTCCGGTCCGCAGAGACATCGCGATCAAGACTGACTTAAAGGGCGGAACGACGGCCGTCATCCAGGTCGAAGCCGACGCAGAGGCTGCGGCCATCGTCCCCGTCGTTCCGGCAGCGGTCCCCGCCCCGCCGACGAACCCAGGATCGCCGATTCCCCCGGTCGCTGTGCCCAAGCCGTAATCGGAATCGTTACAAGCCATAAAAACTCTGCCCCCGGTTGTATCGGGGGCAGATGCGCAAACGGACCCGGCACCCTATCGAAGACGGTGGACCTACGCCCGCACCAGCTTGGCGTACTCCGCCTGGAGCGATTTCGTGATCGGCCCGACCTCGTAAGCGTGGTCGTCGATTGCGGACACGGCCGTCACTTCCACGGCGGTCCCGGTGATGAACACTTCTTGGGCCTTCGGCAGTTCGTTCGGCCAGATCGCCCGCTCGATGACCTTGAGGCCGCGGGCCTTGGCGAGGCCGATGACCGTTTGGCGGGTCAGGCCGTTCAGGAAGCAGTCGGCCGTCGGGGTGTGGAGTTCGCCGTCCATCACGAAAAACAGGTTCGCGCCCGTCGCCTCGGCCACCTGGCCGCGGTAGTCGAGCATGAACGCGTCCTGGTAGCCGGCCGCGATCGCCTCGTCCCGGGCGAGCGTACACAGGACGTACAGGCCGGCACACTTGCTGGCCGTCGGGGCGGACTCGGGGCTCGGCCGCTTCCACCGGCTCGTCTTCAGCTTGATCGCCTTGTCCGCGTAGTACGCCGGCCACGGCCAGACCGCGATCGCCACCTGCACCTTCGTCCCCGCGGCGGACACCCCCAGCACTTCCGCCCCCCGCCACGCGATCGGCCGCACGTACCCGTCGGTCAGGTCGTTGCCGGCTACGACCGCCTTCGTCGCCTCTTCCAGCACGGCGACGGAGTACGGGATTTCCATGTTGAGCAGGCGGCCGGACGTGTGCAACCGTTCGGTGTGCTCGGTGAGCTTGAACACCTTCCCGCCGTAGATCCGCGCCCCCTCGAAGACCGCGTTCCCGTAGTGTAGGCTGTGGGACAGGACGTGCAGCTTGGCGTCCCGCCACGGGACCAACTTGCCGTTCAACCAGATCACGCCGTCGCGGTCGTCGAGAGGGACCAGACTCATGACACACCCTTGTGCGGCTCGCCATAACGACTCGACCCGCCGGACACGGGCCGGCGGGGTTGAGTTCACTTTACCAGACGCGGCCGCGCGCGGCCGCTCCCCCGGGTCAAGAGGCGTCGAGATGAGGGGAACGGCCGCAAGGCGGACGTCACCGCTTGATGAGCCGGAAGGTGAGCAATAAGGCGGCGATCCCGAAGAACGCGTCCGCGCCCCAGACGCCGACGAACATCGGGACCTTGCCGTCCTTGGCCAACCCGCCGCCGGATAGGAGGAGCGGGTAGTAGACGATGATCGCCGGCAGGAAGCAGATCACGAACGTACTCAGGTAGTCCGACCGATTCGCCCAGATGCCGACGGGACAGCCGATGACGGCGAAACAAAGGCAGCCGACCGCCAGGGCCGGGCGGTACTGGAATTCGTACATGGTGTTCCGGACCTGCCGCTCCATGTCTCGCGCTTGCGCCGCGTACATCGGTTCCTGCTGTTTCATCAGTAACTTCACGGCGGGGTCGGGCTCCGTCTCGGCCTGCGCCTTCATTTCCGCCCCTTTGGCGAGGATCTTCAGCCGCTTCTGCTCCAGCTCCTGCGCGCGGGGCAGGAGTTCGTCCCAGTCCAGGAGCCCCGGCCGCCCCTTGTCGTTCTTCGCGGACGTGAAGATTTCCGGGAGCGGAACCTTGATCGGGCTGGTGTCCTTGCTGTCGATGGTGGAGGTGGGACCCCACACCATCCAGCGGTCGGGGTCGATCGACACTTCCCCCGCGTCGAGGTCGACGAACAGCCGGGCTTCCCGGGCCCGGGCCACGAAGTCGTACGTGTTGAACATCGTCCCGCCGGGGCCGACGATCTGGACCTTTTTCTTGACGACGACGTCGATCAGGCGTTTGCCCTGGACGTCCCGCACGTACACCACCCACGGGAACGACGGGTTCCGGAGCGTCCGCTCCCGCTTGAGGAGGTTGTACATCGTCTCCTCCGGTTCCTTGAGGGCCTCGGCCTGCACCATCTGCTGGGTCCGCGGGATCAGCGAATACGACAGCGCGAGGGTGACGCCGGTCGTCGTCACCCCGAGGAGCAGGGCGGGGCGGAGGACCGTGAACAGGTCGACCCCGGCCGCCTTCATGGCCACGGCTTCGTTGTCGTTCGAGATGCGGCCGTATACGACGCACGACGCGAACAGCGTCGTGGCCGGGATGGTGAACGGGAGCGTGAACGGGATCAAGAGCGGGATGATCGCGAGAACCTGGGCCGGGGACAGCCCCATCTGGGTCGCCTGCTGGTACAGGCCGCCGATCAGGAAGAGCCCGGTCAGGCCGATCAGCGACAATAGGAACACCTTGAGGAGTTCCCAGAAGATCATCCGGTTCAGCCGGTGGAAGAAGGGGACGCAGCACAGGCCCGCGAGCGCGACCAAGCCGATCTTAATCAACTCCAGGCTGATCGGGTCCGGCTTGTTCTGTTCCCATACCGTCCTGATCTCGTCCGGCAGAATCGGGAACACGGCGGACCTCCTCAATCTGAGTCATCAAGTCATCAAGTCGCGAAAACCGGCACGCGGGGAAGTGGGGCGGTCGGTCCCCCGGTGTCCCCTGAGTTCATATCAGGGCTATTGTATGGCGCCCATTGGGGCTCAAAACTGGTGCCTCCTCCGCTCGGCTGTCTTCGACCTGATGACGTGACGACTTGATGACTTGACGACTCATTTTTCACCGCGATCCGGTCGCGCGGGCGGTGGCCGGCGGGTCGGTGGGGCTGGGCGGGGTGGTCGGGCGGCCGAAGCGGTTCCGCAACCGCTCGGCGACCGCCCGGACGGGTTCGGTCACGACCGGGGCCATGTGCCCGATGTAGTCCATCGCCCCGTTCTTCTTTTTGACCATTTCGATCTTGAACAGGTTGCCGCTGGTGAGCGCCGCGAGGTCGCCGAACGGGGTCGTTAGCCACCGTTTCAACGCCTGCGACCAGATCGTGTAGAACTCGAACCGGACCTCTTCCCCGCGGGTGTCCAGCTCGCCCGACCCGCCGAGACTGACGGCCGTGCCGATCAAGTCGAGCTGCGACACCTTCACGCGGTCCCCGCGGAGTTCGAAGGTGGCGTGCGCCTCCTCGAACGCGGTCTGGTCCGGGGCCTGGAGCTTGAGCAGTTTCAGCAGCGGGAGCAGGACCGGCAGGTTGTACATCCGCCCGCTCGGGACGTCGATCTGGCCGGCCCCCACGGCGACGAGTTCCCCGGTCTTCAGGTCGGGCACGTTTTCGACGACCAGTTTCCCCTGGGCCAACCCGCGCAGTTCGGCCCCGGTGCCGATCTTGTTCGCCCGCGCGAGGTCGTCCAACCGGACGTTCGCCGCCGTCAGCCACACCCGGTACCGGACCGAGTCGTCGAGGACGATCCGTGCCTCCCCGCCGACCGTGCCCTGGTAGAGTGTTGCGACGATGTCCGGGAACTCGGCCACCGGCGGGGCGTACCGCCCGGGGTGGGCCGGGTCGGGCTCCTGCGGGCGGACGTGGAACTTGAACTTCACCCCGGTCAGCGGCTGCCGGGTGACGGTCGCGCGGTCGAGCCAGGTGTTCCCGACCACCGCCCCGAGGTGCGTCCCCTCGTACAGGCCGACGACGGCGATCGCCCCGTGGACGTCGCGCCATTCGAGCCCGGCGTCGAGCGCGGCCCCGAGGAACTTGAGTTCGGCGTTCCAGTAAACGATCGGGTCCGGGTCCGCGACGGTCCCGCCGGCGGGCACGGCAACGGCCGGCAGCGGCGAGCCGGGGACCGCCGGGATCGCGTCTGGGGCGGTGCCGAGTGTTCCCGGGGCGGACACCGTGATCACCGGCGGCGCTTCCGACAGCGGGATCGGCGCGGGCAGCGGCCCCGGTGCCTGCCCGCGGGCGACCAGGGGGCCGGGGGGAGTGGGGGCCGGGGGCCGGGGGCCGCCGGGCGCCGGAACCGCGGCCCCCGGGGCTGGGATTTTCACGACCATGTGTTTGACGGCGAGTTCTATCGGCCCGCGGAGCTTCAGTCCGCCGACCCCGGCCCGGAACTTCTCCGGCAGCGCGGCCAGGAACGTCTCGTCCGCGACGAACGGCCGCACCGATACCCTGCCCAGGTTCGCCCACACCTCCCCGTCGTCCGCGAACCGGATCTCGCCTTCACCCAGGGCGAGGTCGGAGGTGCCGTGCCGGGCCATGAAATCTTTCAGGTCGATTTTCCCGCCCTGGTAGCGCAGTATGCCCGCGAGGTCGTCCAGGTCGTAGGGGAAAAACGCCGGGGTGACGGTCGGGCCTTTGAATTTCATCGTCAGCTTCAAATCGGTGGCCGGGTTGAAGGGCGGCTCGCCGGGGAGGGTGGCGGACACGGCCGCGACGCCCGCCGGCGGGTCGTCCCCGGTCGGCCCCCCGGTCGGCCCCCCGGAGTTCGCCGCGGCCGCCCGGTCGTAGATATCGAGGTCGGCCCCGAACGTGATCCGCCCGCGGGGGAGGAACCGCTCCCACGTCGACTCCAATTTCATCGCCTTGAGGGCGGCCCGCAGGTCGGCGTCCACCGGGCAATTCTCGCCCTGGACGCGGAGCGTCATCTTGCGGTCCCGGGTGCCCGGCACGGGGTCGTTGGCCCCGCTGATCCACAGGCGGCCGTCCGCGTGGGTGCCCTCGAACTCGTGGAACTCGACCCGGTCCGTGTCCGCCGGCTTCTTGAGCGGGAGCCCGGGCTGGAGCGGGCGCCCGGCGTCGCACGCCGAGACGTGGATCGCGATCCGCCCGCGGACCGCGGCCAGCGCGTACGGGAACTGTTCGTACCTGATCGTCCCGTCGTACACCCGGATGCGGAACGTGTTCTCGCACAGGTTCACGTCCTGCGCCTGGCGGATCTCGGCGACGAAGTCGCCCCGGGCGTCGGCGTGCAGTTTCTTCAACGCCGCCTCGTATTTGGGCGGGAGCGCGGCGAACAGCTTGTCGTCGATCGGGATGTCCGTCCCGGCGATCTTCAGGTCGATGAGCGGGTCCGGCCCGTCGGTCCCGAGGCGGCCGGTCATCTCGACCCGCCGGCCGCCGCCGGCCCCGGTCACCTGGATCTTGATCTCGTCCGGCCCGTCGGACGTGGCCACCCACTTGATCGACCCGGAGATGTCCTTGATCGGGTACCGGAACTTCTCGTACACGATCCCGAGCCGGTTCGGGTGGACGTCGACCTCCCGCCGCCAGCCGCCGGCGGACCGGACGAACTTCACGTTCACGTCGACCGCCCCGGACGGGGTGAACATCCGGCGGACCTTGCCCGCGGTCGTCGCGGCTCGTCCGGGCAGGCGGGCGAAGAAGTCGTCGTCCAGCGCGATGTCGCGGACCTTCAGGGTGAACTGCTCGAACCGCTCTTCCACCGCCTTGATCGGGTCTTCGGGCGGGGCCGCGGACCGGGCGGCGAGGTGGAGGAGGGTTCGCATGTCGGTCGGGTGCCCGCGGGCCGCCCCGCGCCGCGGCCCGGGGCCGGCCGCCGGTGACGGGGGCGGCGGGAGGGCCGGCGGGTCGTTCGTCGTCCGGGTCTCCAGGGCGATGTCGACCGCCGCCTTGCCCAGCTTCGCGGACCCCTTCTCGACCGTCACCTTGCCGTCCTGAACGCGGACCACGGCGGAAAGTTGCTCGACCGGCCACGGGAGGGCCGGGTTCTCGAAGTGCCCCTCGCGGACATCGACCTGGAGGTCGTATTTGATTGCGTTCCCGGCGTCGGGCTGGGTCGCCAGGTCGACGTGGACCTTGACCCGGGCCGAGAACTGGGCCGCGTATTCCGCCAGGGCCGGGTGGGCGCGGGCGACGACCGGGGCCAAGTCCGGGGTGAACGCCAGGTCCGCGACTTCGAGCCGGGCCTGGATGCCGTTCGTCGCCCGGTTGTATTTCACGGCCGCGGTGAACGGCACCGCGAGGCCCGGCGGGTCGCCCGGCTGGGGCGGCCCGAGGTCCGGCGCGACGACCCCGGCGGCGTCGATTTTCAGGACCGCGATCGGGTCGTTCAGGAGCGTCACCTTGATGTCGGTGATTTTGACCGGGGGCAACCCGTTCGGCCGCTGGTCAGTCAGGAAGACGGTGGCGTTCCGGACCACGATCGTGGGCACCGGCTGGTCGGCCGGCGTCGGCGGGCCGGCATCGGGCACGGCCCAGGAGCCGTCCACCCGCCGGACGAGCCGGACCGTGGCCCCGTCGATTTCGATCTTCCGGATCGCGAGCTTGCCGCGGCCGAGTTGTTCCTTGTCGTGGTAAATGACGGCGGCGGGGGCCGCGAAGTAGGGGGCCGGGTCGCCCTTGCGGGTGAGCGTCAGGTCCGTCACGGAGATGCCGCCGAAGATGCGGACGTGGGCGGACCCGATGGACACGTCCGCGTCCGGGTGCCGCTCGCGGAGGGCGGCGAGGACGGCCTCCCGGACCTTCTCCGGACTGACCCAATCGTGCATGACCCACGCGGCCGCCCCCGCGGCCGCCAGGCCGCAAAGGATCAGGCCGCGTATGACCCAACTCCGTAGGAGTCCCATTCGTGCCGTCCGTGGCCGCGAGGGATAAAGTCTGTGCCGGCCGGCGCCCCTGGCACCCCGGTCCGGTGTCGCACCGTCTCGGGCTGAGGCGCGGGGCGGGATAATACGCGCGGCCGGGGGAACGGTCAATTCCGAACGGCAGACTCGGTAGGGGCCGGAAGTTTGGGCAAGGAAAGGGGAAGCGGCCGGAGCCCGGCTCGCCACATCGGGGCGCTGTGCGACACAGGTGCCCGGTGCCGATACCCCGCAAAGCTTGCCTTAATCAGCTGTGGCCCGAATAAGAGGGGGGCTTTGGGCTGACTGGTGCAATCGTGAGAAGCGGCGGGTCGCCACCGGTCCCGATGACCCGCGGGCGTTCTGCCATAAACTGGTCCGCGGTGTGCATTCCGGCGCCGAAATCGCGTAGCATGACCTGCCACGCGAATGTTCGGGCGCGGTCGCTCGGGGCGACCGGCCCGGGAAACCGCACCGCGGGAGTTCCTGAAACAGACCTGTCCGGCGCGGGGTACATCAATAAGTCCGTCTCGGGCACGAACGCCCGGGTCAACCGCAGCTCTATTCTGAGAGGATATCGAGAATGTTCCGTCGCTTGTGGGTCGGGGCCGCGCTGGTGGTTCTGGCCGCCGCCCCCGCCCGGACTGCCGAAATCGACAACGTGCTTCCGGCCGAGACCGACTACGTGATGTTCGTCAACGTCCGCCAGGCTCTGGACTCCGACATCACCAAGAAGTTCGCGCTCGGGCAGTTGAAGCAGGCGCTCGAAGGAAACGACGCGCAGAAAATGATCAAGAAGCTCGGCCTCGATCCGCTCAAGGACATCGACCGCGTCACGATCGGGGGGTGGGGCAAGGACACGAAAGACCAGAGCTTCGTCCTCGTCGTTCGCGGCAAGTTCGACGCGGAAAAGCTGTTCACCGCGGCCCAGGAAGAAGCCAAAAACAACGGTGACAAGCTGGCGATCGTGGAAGAAGGTAAATACAAGCTGGTGAAAGTCACCATCGACAACCAACCGAAGCCGATTTTCGTTGCCGTGGCGGACGAGAAGACCGTCGTCGGCGGGTCCGACCCGAAAGTGGCCGTCGCGGCGATCCAGGCCGTCGAGAAAAAGGCCAACCCGGTGCTCAAGAAAGAACTGGCGGCGCTCGTCCTCAAGCAAGATGAAAAAGCGACCATGTTCGCCTGCGGCCTGACCGAAGGGAAGATCGACAAACTCCCCCCGAACGTCAACATCCCGAACGTCGACACCGCGAAGCTGTCCAAGCAACTGGAAAAGCTGCAAAGCATCGCCATCACCCTCCGGATGACGGAAGACGTGGCGCTCGAGGTCAACGCCGGCATGAAGGACGGGGACGCGGCCGAGGACTTCGGTGATTCCGTCGACAAGCTCATCAACACCGCCAAGACGTTCATCCCGTTCATCGCGGGCCAACAGCCGAAGATGAAACTGCTGGCCGACGAACTGGGCCAGACGCTCAAGAGCAAGGTCAAAGAGAAAGACGTACTCATCACGCTGAAACTGTCCGCCGAAGCGATCAACAAGGCGACGACCGGCGAGTGAGTTGAGTTCGTTGAGTCTGAAAGCGTAAAAGCCGCGTCCGGTGTCGCCAAACGACACCGGACGCGGCTTTTTTGTCAATTCGCTCATGTCGACGACGGTCCCGGATCAGCTCCCCAGCATGAAGCCGGTCGCGAACGCCAGCGCGATGAGAACGATCATGAGAATGGCGAGGATCACGATCGCCCCGCGGCTCACGTAAACGCCGTCGTCCCCGTCGTGGTGCGGGGCGGGGGATGAATAGCCGGAACTCGACCTCCCCGACCCGGTGTCGGCCGTTTTCACCGGCCGCTCGGGCATCGGTTCCATCATTTCATCGAGGTCGATCGTCTCGAACAGCGGGCGCTCGCCCGCGGCCGCCTTCGCCGGTTGGCGGGCGGGCTCAGCCGGGGCGGAGCGGGTTCCGTTCTCCTGATACCACGCGCCCGGCGTTTCATCTTCCGCGGCGGCGGCGGGCGGGACGGTGTCCTCACTCGGGACGGTGACCCCGACCCGACACCTCGGGCACTCGACCTGCGACCCGACTTTCCGGCGGGCGGTACTCAGCAGTCCGCCGCACGTCGGGCACCGGAACCGAATCGGCATTCGAGACCTCCAACACTTCGGCGGGTCGCCCGTTACGTTGAAAGATGCCTTCCCGCTCTCCGACCGGCCCGTTCGCCGCTTGACTGCCGGCGCCGGCGTGGAAAAATGGGGCAAGTCGTCCGGTGACGACGGTGGGGGCGACGAACTCGACCCCGCGGGTCTACCGGCACGCACGCCGCCGAAGAGGTTCCCCATGTCGATCGTAGCACATTCCGCTCCCGTACCAACGCCCGAGTCGGGCGAACCGTTGGCGACTCGCGACCGCCGGCCCCGCGTCACCCGCGCGGTGATCGCGGCCCTCACGTTCGCGGCCGCCACCGCCGCCGTGGCCGTCGGGGCGGACGCGGTCATCATGCCGGACGGGTTCGTCATCCAGGGGAAGTGGTTCAAGGAGACCGAATTATACGAAGGGATTCAGATCAATAAGGCGAACGGGTTCGACGTGGTCGAGGACGGCCCCAAGTACGTCGTCTTCAGTACCAACGCGCAGAAGGGCGGCAAGATCGAGAAGGACGCCGTGCGGACCGAGTTCGTCGGGTACAAGACGAAGCTTCCGAATAGGTTCGGCTGGCAGGTCGCGCCGGTGGTCGGCGTGCATTACAAGCCGGAGGACAAGAGCTTCGACGAGAAGTGGCACCGCGTGATGCTAGCGCGAGATGCCGAAACCAACTACGCCTTTCGGATGGAACAGTACGTCACTTACCTGGACCCGTACCACGTCATGATCGAGTCGTCCACGCACAAGTGGAAGTCCGGGTATCACACGACCGAACTGCCCATCCCCGTCGTCCTCAAATTGCTCCGGACGCACCCCGACCTGAAGGACGTCGGGGGAAAGTCGACCCGCTCCGGCGGCTCAAAATCGCGACGTTCCTGAAAGACATGGGGTGGCTCAAACAAGCCCGGGACGAACTCGCGCGGGCGAAGAAAGACGTCCCGGGGGAGTGGGGGAAAGACGAGACCGACCAGCTCGAGAAGGCCAGGACCGAGATCGACCGGGCGGAGACCAAGATGGCTCTGGACGCGGTCGAGGCCGCGGTCGGGTCCGGGCGGTACGAGGCGGCCCGGCGGTTTTTGGCCAACTATCCGTTTAAGGGCGAAGACCCCAAGGACACGCTCCGTCGCGGGACGTTG is drawn from Fimbriiglobus ruber and contains these coding sequences:
- a CDS encoding branched-chain amino acid aminotransferase, giving the protein MSLVPLDDRDGVIWLNGKLVPWRDAKLHVLSHSLHYGNAVFEGARIYGGKVFKLTEHTERLHTSGRLLNMEIPYSVAVLEEATKAVVAGNDLTDGYVRPIAWRGAEVLGVSAAGTKVQVAIAVWPWPAYYADKAIKLKTSRWKRPSPESAPTASKCAGLYVLCTLARDEAIAAGYQDAFMLDYRGQVAEATGANLFFVMDGELHTPTADCFLNGLTRQTVIGLAKARGLKVIERAIWPNELPKAQEVFITGTAVEVTAVSAIDDHAYEVGPITKSLQAEYAKLVRA
- a CDS encoding DUF1573 domain-containing protein, which codes for MRSVSGPVLARRWAAVVAGADDYRAPDVRTADRCAPAERQEACGMSRYFAPVLSILVVFSLTVPAFAQGPAAPIPWANKMFLQDIEKNPSQPPPPVIVQDFGTIPYGTLCSHKFTITNIYDVPMQVLDIRRSCGCMEAFPPLKVLQPTETAEFLITMDAGKFKGPGSQTIHVTFGPRFISQAIIRVTANSRADVTLNPGLIQFGTVAQGTTPTAMAELRYQGKQKDWKVTGAVAPTGPLTIDVKEAPRDSAAVKYYVSANLKADAPAGAISEVISLKTNDPTAPVIQVKVAGSVLAPLTLSTNHVQFAGVKVGEIVSHKVILRGTEPFKIQPVGDAGDGLSVVDVLPAAGPAQVITVRFQPTRPGPVRRDIAIKTDLKGGTTAVIQVEADAEAAAIVPVVPAAVPAPPTNPGSPIPPVAVPKP
- a CDS encoding LptF/LptG family permease; protein product: MFPILPDEIRTVWEQNKPDPISLELIKIGLVALAGLCCVPFFHRLNRMIFWELLKVFLLSLIGLTGLFLIGGLYQQATQMGLSPAQVLAIIPLLIPFTLPFTIPATTLFASCVVYGRISNDNEAVAMKAAGVDLFTVLRPALLLGVTTTGVTLALSYSLIPRTQQMVQAEALKEPEETMYNLLKRERTLRNPSFPWVVYVRDVQGKRLIDVVVKKKVQIVGPGGTMFNTYDFVARAREARLFVDLDAGEVSIDPDRWMVWGPTSTIDSKDTSPIKVPLPEIFTSAKNDKGRPGLLDWDELLPRAQELEQKRLKILAKGAEMKAQAETEPDPAVKLLMKQQEPMYAAQARDMERQVRNTMYEFQYRPALAVGCLCFAVIGCPVGIWANRSDYLSTFVICFLPAIIVYYPLLLSGGGLAKDGKVPMFVGVWGADAFFGIAALLLTFRLIKR